TATCAATTGGATAAACGCCTGTAAGGCGGTGATGAGATATGATGCATCTTGATATCCCCCGGGTGGTGATGGCCGCGCCCCACGGGCGCTCCGGCAAAACCACCGCCACCATCGGGCTGCTGTCGGCCCTGAAATCAGCGGGATACCGTGTGCAGTCTTATAAAAAAGGACCCGACTTTATTGATCCCAGCTGGATGACCAGGATCACCGGCCGTCCCTGTCGTAATTTGGACAGCTTCTTAATGGACCGGGAGATCATCCGGGCTTCCTTTGCCCGCAGCGCCATGGATGTTGATATTGCGGTGGTGGAGGGAGCCATGGGGCTATTCGATGGTGTTGATCTGGAGGGCAGCGGCAGCACGGCCGAAGTGGCCAAAGCTATAGCAGCACCGGTGCTGCTGGTGGTGGACACCACCCGGATGACCCGTAGTGTGGCGGCCATGGTATCGGGCTACCAGCACTTTGACCCGGGGGTACAGGTGGCCGGGGTAATTTTAAATAAAGTAGCCCGCCCGCGCCATGAAAACCTGCTCCGGGCGGCCATAGAGCGTTACTGTGGCATACCTGTACTGGGGGTTATCCCCAAAGGGGAGAAATTCCGTATACCCGACCGGCACCTGGGCCTTGTGCCGGCCGCCGAGGATGATGACCTGGCTGAAGCGGTGGACGGGGCCGGGGGCACGGCCGGTGCGTTTCTCGACCTGCCCGGTATAATCAATGTAGCCCGCCAGGCCCCCCCCCTGGGGGTGCAAACTTTGCCGGGTGACACCCCGGTGCTGGCGGGGCCGGGGTTGGACGGGTTAAAACCCGCCATGCCCCGGGCCAGGGTGGCGGTGTTTTGGGACCGGGCCTTTACCTTTTACTACCCGGAAAACCTGGAGGCACTGGTGGCGGCCGGTGCCGAGCTGGTGCCGGTGAACGCTTTGGTGGATACCCAAATGCCCCGGGTGGATGCGGCATATATTGGCGGCGGGTTTCCGGAAATATTCGCCGGTGAAATCAGTGCCAACAGGGGGTTGCTCAGTGACCTGCGCGGGAGCATTGAAGCGGGATTGCCGGTTTACGCCGAGTGCGGCGGCTTGATGTTTTTGGGCCGCAGTATCCGTTGGCGGGGCGCCAAACACGCCATGACCGGTGCGTTGCCCTTCGAAGTGACCATGCTGGACAAGCCCCAGGGGCACGGTTACATTACCCTGGAGGTGGAAAACTCCAGTCCCTACTTTGAGGCCGGGGAAAGCCTGCAGGGTCATGAGTTTCATAACTCCCGGGTGGAAAACCTGGAGGAGGATAAGATTAAATTTGCCTTCAGGGTTACCAGGGGGCACGGCATCAACGGTGCATATGACGGTTTGTTGTACAAAAATGTACTGGCTTGCTATACCCACCTGCACGCCCTGGTTACCACCAACTGGGCATCCAGGCTGGTGGCCGCCGGTGAGAAGTACGGGACCGGGAAGTGAGTTTGTATGATAAGCAGGCTTTGGTGCCGGGTGCTCCCGGGGTTGAAAGCTCTTCACTATCAACCCCGGGAGCACCCGGCACCAGTGTGAGTACCGCAAAAGCCGGTTAACGTAGATATCATAAGTGGGGTTCCCGTATGGGCTTTTTCCAACAGCTTTTAAAAGCCGGTCAATAACTGGCCGGCTTTGGTATACCTGTAAAGACTTGCATTGGTGGTTAGTAGCAGTACATAATTTCCCGCTAAACTCGCCCGTTACTGCGGCTTTCTTTTGCGGTATTCGTAGTAGGCTCCATATGCAAAGGCCAGTAAGCCCCCCACGGCCAGAAAAATGATAAATAATATTGATTTTATAGTTAACAAAAATAACAACTCCTAAAGATCCATTAGTGATCCATACCGCTGTTCCCCGGGTTACCTTCCGAGTTAATCATTTCCGCCACCAGCCGCAGCGTAGCCACGGTATTGGTAACCAGAACCTCATACAGCAGCAGGGGCAGTACGTCCTGCATGGTGGGGTTTACCTCGCCCGCGGACACCCTTTGCTGTACAATTTCCCCCGCCCGGTTCAGTGCTGTATTGACCAGCCCGGTAATCTCATCCTGCCTTTGTTTTACAAACTCGTCCACATCAATATGTTTAACCAAAAATTAACCTGGTTTTGTAAATGCCGTTTCGACTACACGGTGGACAGCAAACCCGCCCCAAAAACCAGGCATCCACCTCCTTACTTCACTTATTTGGTCCATCCTAAAATTACACTCCCTTGATATATTCTGCCCTGTTATTGCCAATCCTTGCTTGCGGGGCAAAATTTTTTTTAACACACATAGCTTTTGTTATTTTTAGAAAAACTATGGGCAAATCAATCAGGGGGTGCTGTTATTGACGAGGTTGAGGTCAGTAAAAAAAATTTTCGCTGTAATAATAAGCACAATAATTTTACTATCTGCCGCCCTGATATTGCTGCCGGGCAGTGCCGCCCGGGCCCAGGCCAAGACGCTTTACTGGGGCAGCCGGGGCAGTGAGGTAACTGTACTGCAGCAAAAGCTTAAACAGTGGGGATATTTCCATGGTTTCGTCGACGGTGCCTATGGTTCCGCCACTTACCGGGCCGTAGTTGATTTTCAGCGTAAGAACGGTCTCAGGGCCGATGGTATAGTGGGTCCCCAAACCCGGGCCGCCCTGGGTATGGGAGGGGGCAAAAATATTACCGGTGCCGGTACTACACAATATGTGGACCGGGGTTTTTGGGAAACTTCCAGGGATATTCAGCTGCTGGCCCGGGTTATTGAAGGTGAAGCGGCTGATGAACCATACTCGGGCAAACTGGCGGTGGGGGCGGTAATTTTGAACAGGGTGAAAAGTTCCGCTTTTCCCAATACCCTGTCCGGGGTTATTTACCAGCCCCATGCCTTCGAATCGGTCACCAACGGGCAATATAACCGGCCCTTGACCAGCGAATCATTGCAGGCGGCCAGGCAGGCCATGGCGGGGATGGACCCCACCGGTGGCGCTACATTTTTCTGGAACCCGTCCAAACCGGTCAGCCCCTGGATTTGGAGCAGGAACATTATCACCCGGATTGGCCGCCATGTGTTTGCCCGTTAATGCG
The sequence above is a segment of the Desulfallas thermosapovorans DSM 6562 genome. Coding sequences within it:
- a CDS encoding cobyrinate a,c-diamide synthase, whose product is MMHLDIPRVVMAAPHGRSGKTTATIGLLSALKSAGYRVQSYKKGPDFIDPSWMTRITGRPCRNLDSFLMDREIIRASFARSAMDVDIAVVEGAMGLFDGVDLEGSGSTAEVAKAIAAPVLLVVDTTRMTRSVAAMVSGYQHFDPGVQVAGVILNKVARPRHENLLRAAIERYCGIPVLGVIPKGEKFRIPDRHLGLVPAAEDDDLAEAVDGAGGTAGAFLDLPGIINVARQAPPLGVQTLPGDTPVLAGPGLDGLKPAMPRARVAVFWDRAFTFYYPENLEALVAAGAELVPVNALVDTQMPRVDAAYIGGGFPEIFAGEISANRGLLSDLRGSIEAGLPVYAECGGLMFLGRSIRWRGAKHAMTGALPFEVTMLDKPQGHGYITLEVENSSPYFEAGESLQGHEFHNSRVENLEEDKIKFAFRVTRGHGINGAYDGLLYKNVLACYTHLHALVTTNWASRLVAAGEKYGTGK
- the sleB gene encoding spore cortex-lytic enzyme, whose protein sequence is MLLTRLRSVKKIFAVIISTIILLSAALILLPGSAARAQAKTLYWGSRGSEVTVLQQKLKQWGYFHGFVDGAYGSATYRAVVDFQRKNGLRADGIVGPQTRAALGMGGGKNITGAGTTQYVDRGFWETSRDIQLLARVIEGEAADEPYSGKLAVGAVILNRVKSSAFPNTLSGVIYQPHAFESVTNGQYNRPLTSESLQAARQAMAGMDPTGGATFFWNPSKPVSPWIWSRNIITRIGRHVFAR